The stretch of DNA TACTCTTCAAGCTTTTTAAGATTTAGCTCAGCATTGTCGCCAAGACTTGCTTTTGAGGTAATGCACTGAACCTTTTTTGCCTTTTTTAAAAGATCGATCGAGCCTGTTAATGCCCTTGAGCTTTGTGTCGTACCAGTCCAGCTAACAAGGATATTATCAGCTTTAAACTCACGCATTTTTCTAGGGATTACAATCGCATTTTTACCGCTTTTTAGAACAGCTGACTCAAATGTGCCAGTGATCTTTCCATCAAGTGGCACAGCAGCCACCACTAGATCGCAAAATTTACTTTCTTGCTCAACTATGGCGCTTCTTTTGCCACTGTGAATCGTAAAATTTGCAGTGCAAACATCTTCAATGATTTCACTAGTTACTTTTATACCAAGCTCAGCACAAATTTTATTGAAAATTTTCTCATTCTCTTCATGCTCGACAGCTAGTTCAGATTTAGCTGATTTTAGAAATTCCTCAAAAAGCACTCCTCCACGAAGCGTCATTTTCATATTATAAACTACGCTTGGATCAAGCTGGCAAGTCATAATTTCCATATGTGTGTTAAACCACTGAGCAACCTTTAGGGCACCATAAATTCTTGGCTCGATATCGTCTCCAGCTCCTATTGGAAAAAGCAACTTTTTATATTTCATCATCTGTCCTTTAAAATTTATTCAACCAAAGAGAGCGAAATTTTATTTCCTTTTTGCTCGCTCACACATACTTTGACCTGATCGCCTACATTTAATGGAGTTTTTATCTTTGAGATATGAAGCAAGCCATCAATGCCATCTTTTAGCTCAATAAACACACCAAAATCAACCACGCTCTTTACAGTTCCTACAAACTCATCACCGATATTAAAATTTGGTTTTGAACGCTCTTTGTCGTGTTTAAACGGCTTTTTGCCAAATGAACGTCCATTGTCTTTTGAAGTGATAGAGATGATGTAATCTTTTGCGGCATCGACATTTTTCTTTGCTCCACCTGCGATTTTTACCTCGCCTTTTTCTCTATCAAGGTCGATTGAGACTTCAAATTTCTCAATGATCTCTTTTATGGTTTTTCCAGCTTGTCCGATGATGTCTACGATCTTGCTTGGATCGACACTAAATAGTTCAAGCTTTGGAAGCACATCTTCATTTATTTCTATATTTTTATCCGCTTCTGTCATCAAAGATAAGATATGCTCTCTACCACGTTTTGCTTGATAAAGCGCCTCTTTTAGCACTTCTAAACTAATGCCGCCAAGCTTAATATCCATCTGAAGTGCCGTGATACCATCGCTTGTGCCTGCTACTTTAAAGTCCATATCGCCGTCATGATCTTCAAGTCCCATGATATCTGTTAGCACTGCGTGTTTATCGCCTTCAAATATTAGTCCCATAGCGACACCTGCGACAAGTTTTAAAGTATTTACGCCAGCTGCCCTAAGTGCGAGCGAGCCACCGCAAACGCTAGCCATCGAGCTTGAGCCGTTGCTCTCTAAAATTTCTGAAACGACTCTTATTGTGTACGGTGATGCTAGATCAATGCTTGGCGCAAGGGCACGTTTGGCTAAATTTCCATGTCCAAGCTCGCGTCTACCAGGAGCTTTTAGTGGGCTTGCCTCACCTACGCTAAAGCCTGGGAAGTTGTAGTTAAACATAAATTTCTCTACAAAAGGTACTTTTTCAGTGAGGATGTCATACATTTGAGCGTCACTGTCAGTGCCAAGAGTAGTGACAACTAGGGCCTGCGTCTGTCCTCTTGTAAAGAGGCATGAGCCATGTGCATTTGGAAGCACATTTGTTTCGATACTAATAGGTCTAACCTCTTCAAGACCACGTCCATCAGCTCTTACGCCTTCATTTATTATCTGCTCTCTAACGATTTTCTTTTTATATTTGCCAAGGACATTTGTGATGACAGCCTCATCCCAGCCCTCTTTTTGAGCGACCTCATCGCTTGAAATTTGTTTTGCGATCTTGCTAAGCTCGCTCGCTCGCTCGCTTTTTGCCATTTGATTGATAGCATTTTTGACTTCAGCTTTATAAAATTTATCAATGTAAATAGCGATATTTTCATTTTCTATCTCAGGTTTTAGCTCAAGCGCAGCGTCCTCTTTTTTATGCTCTTTGAAAGCTTCTTCGTAAGCGCTGCTAGCTCTTAGTATCGCCTTACCAGCAAAATCAATCGCTTCAACCATCATATCTTCGCTAAATTCATTCATTAGCTGTTTTTGAGCCATGCTGTCACTTAAGCTCGGATCTATTATCGGCTCAATCGCAACCATTGGGATAAGCTGCGTAGTTTGCTGAGGTAAGCTTCTCATCTCGATCATCAAAAGCTCATCTTTTGTGCCAGCCACGTATAGATCTATCGCACTTTGTTTTAGTTCAGAGTTGCTTGGGTTGATCACAAATTTTTCATCTATATAACCAACTCTAACGCCACAAACTGGGCGATTTACAGGGATGTCGCTAAGATATAGTGCAACTGAGGCTGCATTTAGACTTACAACTTGTAAATCAACCTCAGGATCGGCTGAAAGTACCATTACAACTATTTGAGTTGGATATGCGTAACCTTTTGGAAAGAGCGGTCTAAGAGATCTATCGATGATGCGAGCTGTTAGCGTTTCAAAGTCGCCTGGCTTTGTCTCGCGCTTAACGTAACCACCTGGAATTTTACCAGCGGCGTAAGCTTTTTCGATGTACTGCACCGTTAGAGGTAAAAAATCCTCCTCAACTTGTGTGTCCTCTCTTGCAACAGTTGCTAAAACTACGGTATTTTTCACCCTTAAAAGTACCGCTCCGCTAGCTTGTTTTGCTACTTTATTAAGGTCAAAAATTTCAACCT from Campylobacter concisus encodes:
- a CDS encoding universal stress protein, producing MKYKKLLFPIGAGDDIEPRIYGALKVAQWFNTHMEIMTCQLDPSVVYNMKMTLRGGVLFEEFLKSAKSELAVEHEENEKIFNKICAELGIKVTSEIIEDVCTANFTIHSGKRSAIVEQESKFCDLVVAAVPLDGKITGTFESAVLKSGKNAIVIPRKMREFKADNILVSWTGTTQSSRALTGSIDLLKKAKKVQCITSKASLGDNAELNLKKLEEYFKIHGISATFEVIATTMIPGEALLKAAIDRNADLIVASRYGENGLMEMVLGGTSRFFLEHTNIPVYL
- a CDS encoding polyribonucleotide nucleotidyltransferase, whose protein sequence is MQYSIEVNNQVEIFDLNKVAKQASGAVLLRVKNTVVLATVAREDTQVEEDFLPLTVQYIEKAYAAGKIPGGYVKRETKPGDFETLTARIIDRSLRPLFPKGYAYPTQIVVMVLSADPEVDLQVVSLNAASVALYLSDIPVNRPVCGVRVGYIDEKFVINPSNSELKQSAIDLYVAGTKDELLMIEMRSLPQQTTQLIPMVAIEPIIDPSLSDSMAQKQLMNEFSEDMMVEAIDFAGKAILRASSAYEEAFKEHKKEDAALELKPEIENENIAIYIDKFYKAEVKNAINQMAKSERASELSKIAKQISSDEVAQKEGWDEAVITNVLGKYKKKIVREQIINEGVRADGRGLEEVRPISIETNVLPNAHGSCLFTRGQTQALVVTTLGTDSDAQMYDILTEKVPFVEKFMFNYNFPGFSVGEASPLKAPGRRELGHGNLAKRALAPSIDLASPYTIRVVSEILESNGSSSMASVCGGSLALRAAGVNTLKLVAGVAMGLIFEGDKHAVLTDIMGLEDHDGDMDFKVAGTSDGITALQMDIKLGGISLEVLKEALYQAKRGREHILSLMTEADKNIEINEDVLPKLELFSVDPSKIVDIIGQAGKTIKEIIEKFEVSIDLDREKGEVKIAGGAKKNVDAAKDYIISITSKDNGRSFGKKPFKHDKERSKPNFNIGDEFVGTVKSVVDFGVFIELKDGIDGLLHISKIKTPLNVGDQVKVCVSEQKGNKISLSLVE